The Trichoderma breve strain T069 chromosome 2, whole genome shotgun sequence DNA segment CATGCACCATGACCCCAAGGTTCAGTCGGCAGTTCTCAAGGATCTGCAGCTTACCGCTAAGCGATCTGGCTTGACTGGTTTGGAGACAATTGGCGGCGTTGTTGTTACTGATGCTGAGTGGACACCTGACAGCGTAAGTTTGCATCCTCTATCCACTGAGCCGTATGTGTATACTGACAGTTCTTCTTTCTGTAGGGTTTGGTCACTGCTACTCAGAAGCTTAACAGGAAAGTCATCCGAGAGGCCTTCAAGAAGCAGATCGACGAGTGCTTGAAGCACGCTCCTTAAACATTCTCCGCAGACGCAATTCCTTTGTatcccctttttttctgatttttttttggtgctgaagatggcgagaagaGGCTACGAGACGGGAGTGATGAAAGGTGTGGCTTGGTGTAAATGGGAATGAAGAAAGGTGgtgggatgatgatgataccTGATACCGCCGTTGTGATTCAGGCCATGTAGCACGACGTGATTTAATTTGCCTCTCTTGTACTGCTCTTGGGGCGTGGGCTTAATTAATGACATTTATACCACTTTTGATCTCTAATGctgcttgtttctcttgctcATTCTGTTTTATGTGGAGATTTGGTTGACTGCGAAGATGGAACTTCGTCCATGGTAGATGTAGATGTTTATTCGTACACAGATGAATTGTAACTGGAGATGGAAATCAAAAGATGACAGTAATAATGCTTCTCGCTGGTATTGTAATAACGCCAGTGTAATACATTTACAATAGTATATGTAAACTCCATTGCCATGCTTTCGCCTACCGACATCCTAAGGTGCTAAAACATACAAGAACCGAGAATACAAAAGTAAAAAGGTAAAACACACACAGACATACAGGCTGAACAAGTAAtataacaacaacaaagaaATGGCTCTTTACATGCGCGATGGATATTGGTAAAATGAAAAAGGTACACGCCAAAGTACActgaagggaaaaagaaaaacagatgTACAAGTTTacagcttctctctctccttctaTTGCTCTCCCCATAGAGATGATTCGCTCATTGTGTTTATGCCTAACAAAGCATTGTGGAAGTGgaatggaggagaagagaaacccCCCCCATTCAGCTATCTTTCCTCCTGAAAAACGCCAGATAAGGAACCGTGTCTCGCCCAGATCTAAACACGTTTTCCTTATAGTCGGTAGCATCGTTGGTGCCGATCCGCACCTTGGTGACCTGGCTATCTTCGCAGCGGTACCACGCATACTGATCATGAGTGCTCGAGTCCCGCACATACGCGTAATAGTGTCCGTTGTCagtcttgctgccgctgtgaACAATTACAGCGTAGCACTGATACTTGAACGGCCCCGAAAAGGCCCTGTCGCTCGAGTTTTCGCCTGTCCGCATGAAGTATGGTGTGAGGTCAATCTCGTTAAAGTCCCAAGTGACTTTTCTCGTCGACTTCTTGATATCTCCGACAGATTTGTCAAAATCAAATCTGCGGAAGCTCAGACACAGCAAAGGAGGCATGCGGGCAAAGCAGGTGGTTTGCATAGCCTTTGTGTTTCTCTTGCACGTGTCGCATGCAAAGTTGTCGAGCGTATTGACAACGTTGTGTTCTCGGAAGGAGTCCTCAAGAGTAATGTCTTGATTCTTACCGACGGGCGCGAAAACCAAGTCAAACGTTGAGAATGTGTGTGTCTGCTTGTGGCACCGTTGGCAGTCGACTGTTGAGAGCTCAAGACCACGCCAGTAGCGATCAACGATGGATCGATTCAGCTCTTGGTAATTCTTCCAATACTCAACAGCAGCCTGCAGGCGTGCTTGAGGAATCGTGCTTGGCTGTGGGATGTTGCCTTTGAGGTTCCGGCGAGAGTTGGTTTCATCGTGGAGGTAGTCTAATAAAAAGGACATGAATTCTTGAGCGTCCTGTTGCCCATTGCCACCAAACTTGGAGATGGTTTGACTGTGCTGGCAAAGATGGAGGGAATAGTCCTAGAAAAGAATCCTGTAAGCATTGTACTTGGGATGAATAAATGGCGACGAAAGAGGAAGCAACATGACATACCATTAGCGTCTGAGCCTTCATGGTTTTGAACTTTCCCGTCGTCATCCAATGGAATAAGTTTGATATTATTTTGATCATCAACTGGGGTTGGTCAATCTTCTCATCGTCCTTTCTTGGTGCTGAGTATCTATCAACCCATTCTGAATTGCTCAATTCTCTTCCAAAATTGGGCGACGCCAATAATGACTGTAGAGTACTGTTTGCATAACACCAATTGTGAGGGTTGTTTAGGCCCGTGTAAAAGACCTTCTCAGAAGGCGGCGGTGCAGGTGGTGTCGGAGCTGGTTCGTCGTACATGTCATGTTCTTCGACCGTCTGAGACAGACTGCTGTAACTTAATCGTGGCAATGCTGGAGCTGGTCGTGtgggaggagaaggcagGTCGGTATAGAGATCAACCTGGTGAGACGAGCCGTAGCCCGGGGTCCTTTGTTCAACAATGGCGGGGGAAGTCATTGATTCCTgcagagacaaagaaggaaaCCTCCGCAAGAAAGACTCCGTTGAGCGGTGGAAGGCCTGCTCTGTCGCCGTCTCAgtctccttttcttcaatctccaCAGCCTGTTGCCAGACTTTGACAATGTCCGGTCTCAGTGGCTTTCCCAGATATTGAGACGGCCGCCGTTGGAATGGACCTTGTCGAACCAATGAAATCTTCTTGGGTTTGGGCGGAGCCGTCGACTGCAGGGAAGCAGAGCCCATGAGATCGACCCATGCGTCCAACCCGCCTTTGAGCAACTTTGGGGAATTTCGCAGCTCGTGTCCGTAGCTGAGGTGTACCAAGGCGCGATGTAGGGACAAAAGAGCAGCTTCTTCGGTATTCCAAGGGGAGGGAATTTTTTCTGAGTACTGGTCATAAAATACCACCAAATCGTAACTGGCTCGTCTTTCGAACTGAATCTGCTCCTGATTTGGGGACAGAACCAGGCTCTCAGCTATTTCATCGGCAGAAATATTCGGCCTAGAAAGTATGCTGGGGTCAATGCATATTGTGGAGGAGGACATGATGTGGCCCTCATCAAAGTCCTCGCGGGCACGGACGTCTATGATTAAGATAGAACCCTTTGCTTTCATGGCTTCAAAGAGCTCTTCGGGTGTAATTCTATCCCCTTCCGGAATCTTGAAACTACTCTCTGGGGGGTATGGAGTATCATTGTTTCCGTTTCTAGAAGAGCTTTGTGATTGGGCTGAAAAATAGTCattgctctgctgctgctgcggtaAAGGAGTGGTTGTCGCGCTGCCAATGGATACAATTGACCCGGCACGGCTGTAAGGACCTCGTGGCGTGCTAGGCGGAAGACGAGCGGACTCTCCGGAGATGCTACCTCGCGAAGGACTGTAAATCGCATCAGGCATCTTTGGCAGCGCCGGGATTGCGCTATCTAATGATATTTTAGGGCGCGGCGGTGGCATATCTCGGGGCCCGGCAGGTCTGCTTGGCGGCGGGACAATCTGGTGAGTCTTTATGCGAGGATCCTGCCCCGGCGAAGGCTGAGGGCCTCGTAGGTTAGCAAATCGTGCGGCAAGATCCGACATGGCTTGAGTCGAGGAGATGGCCGAGGCAGCGGAGGCTGCCCGGGTATGCCCGGGCTTGATGGCATGGCCAGCTAAAGATTGAGGCTTGGGGTGCACAGTAGGCTTGACCTTCCCCGGTGAGCCGTTTGTGCGAGCCTCGGGTTGCTGTCCATTGACAGGTTGTCGTGTTTCTGGACTCGCATCTAGAATCGAGGAGGACTGTGATAATATGGTATTTGCGGTGGCTTTTTGCTGAGTCGAGGCGGGAGGGGTTGGTCGCACGCCAGTTCTCTCATTATCTGCAATGATATCCCGCTTGATTTGCTCGTATATGTCACTTTGTTGGGATATCCTTTTCAAGAGGTTCTGGTGCCTTCTATTCCAGTCGTCGCGACGGCTTTTTAGTTCTACATATTCACGGTGAGAGGGGATGATTTGTACGGCAATGACCGAGGCTTTGACGTAGTCTCTGAAGGCAAGGGCAGGTTTCCCAAATTCACGGCCCATTTCAGACTTGGCCAGCGTTGTTTCAGCCTGCTCGAGCAAAGACTTCATCGTTTGGTTTGGGTTGATGTCCTGGGGAAAGGCCACCATATCCTCGATGTGAGGAAGCGGCGCAGTTGCGCCTGGGGGAGGGACATAGCCGCCATTCATGCCATCGTAGCCCGAAGGCGGCATGCTGTGCCTGGCATTCACGGCCATGTGGTGCCTCGCGCTATCGATAGGGTCTGCCGTTGTCATCGATGTCGGGAGAGGTTGGATATGAGGTTGGTGGTGGTTGGCGCCCAGCTGTCGTTGGCTGTGCGGCGCCTCAGCGGTGATGTCGCCGGTTGCGTGGAAGGGACGGGCGTCAATGGGGCGCACGGATCGAATCTGATACGAGGTCTGGTCTTTTCATCTCAGGGAGACAAGCATTGAGAGGCGGGACAAAGACGCAGACGTGCTTCCTATGACAGCGGCTTTCGGGGGCCCTGAGGAGGGGCTGTGGCAGCACAAAGCATTCTCGTATGACTGGGGGGTTCAGAGTCGGGATCTCGAGCGTCGTTCTTTGTGAAAAGGCCGCAATCGGTGGTACGCAGGCCAAAGGACGGACCGGCCTGGTCTTGTGCGTGGGAATGGAGAGAGTGAAGCTGTCAACAAAAGGCGATAGAGTGGTCAGCTGCTTTGGCGACTCGGTTTGGGGACTTGGCCTATTGGGGGCTGCACCACTTCTAGGCCTCTAATTACCAGGCTGCACAGGGTACAAGCTTGGGCGGATTAGCATACGTACGTGGGGTATAAAGTACTTCTGGTTTTCTTTCTATACTTCATATCTCACAATAGCGTAGTAGGAATATAAGTAGCCCCCACATGAACTTCTGTACTGAgaagcatctccagcctATGCCGCAACTGTCATTAAGTACCTCGAGACGGCGCCGCCAAATTGCACACGCATCAGCCACAACCGGGCGTCGTCATTGGCTTGGCTGACGCGCTCTCTCGACTTTTGATTCCTGATACTCGAAGAAGCACTGACAATTCACATCACGACCAAATAAGTGCACAGACTTGTGGTATATCAATACTCTTTTACTTATTCATTCTTTTGTTTCTATTATTTGAGTTACAGCGTTCAACGGCATGCCGGTGTCGCCGTATTCAATTTGCCTCTCACCGCCACGATACCTCATTTAGAAGCTCTGTCATGCCCATGACTTGTCCAAGTGGGCTATTTGACATCTCGCAGCGCTACGTCATCGCAGCACGGTTCATTCACTATCAATGAAGCTGAATGCACCATCCATTACTACCACAGTAGAAATATCCCATGAATAAATCTTAGCAGCCATCCAATTATTCACCGCGTTTGATGCTTCAGAGATTTTATACAAGCTACGCTGGTGGGCAAGTTTGAGCTAGGTAAGTAGAAAACCTTAGTAATACCTCCTACAAAGCCAGCAACTTGGAAAAGAGAACTACGTGCAATGCTCGGTTCTTGCCGCTCTGGGGCGAGGCATATTGGCTCGTAAGGGATGGATTTCTGCCTGGCAAAGCCGGTAGATACTCAAGGCTCAAGGCATATGACAGTGGAAACACCGAGAGCCGACTGTGGATGTCACTGTAGTCTGTGGCATACCGATGCTTGTAAGGAGAAAGAAACCTCAAAGAGAGCAcgagacaaaaaaaacaaggggAACATCAGACTCCATAATTCCAGCATGTACCTGCAGAAAGCACATGCATTTAATCAATATTCATTGTTCCGACAGTGCTGTTCATCCTCTGCACAAAGTGTAATTACAGTTATTACAGGCACAGGAACGGCTTGGCTTAGGCCTGCCTCGGCGCCTGTAGCGGATTAACCACTGTTCCGGCTGGTGCCTCCGCGGCCGTGACGCAACTGAACGGCGTCGTCAGCGGAGCCGAAAGTACCTGGACTTGGCTAGGACGGACTGGACCTGGACCTCATAGCCTCAccttcagctcagctccatcaccatcgccatccccgagctcttcttcttcttcttcttttctgcgTCGCATCTTCGTTTCCGCATCTCCCCTTGTTTCTCCTTTCCCTGTGACGCCAAGCTCcccatcgccgccgtcaacatGATGAGCTGGTGGTCAAACTCGGCCAACACGGCTCTCGACGAGCAGGTCGAAAAGGCcacgagcagcagcctgtACGGTGGTCCCCAGCCGCTCCCGTAACGAAGCCGGACTAACGACGGGGTGTGTAGGGAGGATATTGCGCTCAACCTCGAGATCTCCGATGTCATCAGGTCCAAGACGGTGGCGCCCAAAGAGGCCATGCGGTCGCTGAAACGGCGCATCGGCAACAAGAACCCAAACACCCAGCTGAGCGCCCTCAACGTATGCTATCCGACATGCCCTATTCTACCGTCTCCTCCGTTGAGTTTGAGTTGATGCCCAACCTAACACTGCTCTCCATCTATAGCTTACGGATACATGCGTCAAGAATGGCGGGTCTCATTTCCTCACGGAAATCGCCTCCCGCGAGTTCATGGACAACCTgacctctcttctccaagctgtCGGGCCCGtcgccgtcaacgccgaAGTAAAATCCAAGATGCTCGAGCTGATCCAGTCATGGGCCGGTGCCACAGAAGGACGATACGAGCTTTCCTACATCGGCGAAGTCTATAAACGTTTGCAGCGAGAGGGGTATCAGTTCCCCCCGCGAGTGACGGTGGCGAGCAGCATGATTGACAGCAGCGCGGTAAGAAAGCCATCGGTATTTTAGGCACGATTTTTGTAGGGCTGTCAGCTAACGAAAGGTCACATAGCCACCTGAATGGATTGATTCGGATGTTTGCATGCGATGTCGAACAGCGTTCACGTTTACCAACCGAAAACACCATTGCCGAAACTGCGGAAACTGCTTTGACCAGCAGTGTTCTAGCAAATCCCTCCCACTGCCTCATCTCGGGATACTTACTCCTGTGCGAGTCGATGATGGGTGTTATGCTAAGCTCACGAACAAGGGGTTCAAAGAACCGAATCCATCCCTCGACCGCACACCGACGTACCCTCATAAAACTCGCAGCACATCTGCCATGCAACCCCGAAATGCGCGCGTCGACGACGGGTTTGATGAAGATCTTAAAAAAGCATTGGCGATGAGTTTGGAAGAAGTCAACAATGCATCCAGAGGCAGGGCCCCCCCTGTGACAACCAACGGACCTCGCACGAGTGGAGGAGACGCATCCGCCACCaagcaagctgaagaggaagatgacgacctcaaagctgccattgctgcatCCCTAGCAGATatggaagagcaaaagcagagacATGCTGCTGCGCTCAAGGAACAGACCTCCGGacccgccgcctcctcctccgctaCATTTACGCTGCCAAAGAACGACTACGAACTGACGGCAGTGGAAGCTGAGAACATCAACCTCTTCGCCACCTTGGTTGACCGGCTTCAGACCCAGCCTCCTGGCACCATCCTACGAGAACCGCAAATTCAGGAGTTGTATGATAGCATTGGATCGCTGCGTCCCAAGCTTGCGCGAACCTACGGCGAAACGATGAGCAAGCATGGTAATGATTCCCGGCATCCCACTTATGATTTCGATGGCTGACAACGCGAATAGATACCCTCCTCGATCTTCATGCCAAGCTGTCCACGGTTGTCAGATACTATGACCGGATGTTGGAAGACCGGTTATCAAAGGCTTATAGTCAGCAGAACCTTGGCGGATATAATCTGCCACCTCCTCGCCAATCTTCCGGACCTTACCCTTCAATACCTTCTCACGCTCCGAGCAACTCTGTGGGCGCCGAAAGCTTCTATAcaaaccagcagcagccgggcTATGCGCCAcaaggccagcagcaactgTATCAAATGCCTCCTCAACATGCGATGCCGCAGTCCCCTTATCCGCCTTACGCTGGCATGCCAGCACCCGATGCCCCTTCTGGACCTTATgcgcctcaacagcagctacAGACGGCCGATGGCTGGAACAACCAGACCCCTTCAGCCCCTGAGCAGtttcagcagcaacagcagccgcagccgcagccgcagccgcaggaAAACCCGGAAGATCGAAGACAGTACTCACATCAAACGGCTACGTCGCCTTCAGCAGATCCCAACGCTTCATACTACTTCAACGCCCCTCAACCTCTACAGGCCGTACCTACCGGACCATCCGCCCCCGGGTCCGCGCCAGACGCAAACCAATCGCCGTATCCCAACCTGAACCAATCACCTATGCCGTACCATAGAGGCTCAGTGTCGGCACAGACGCAAGCAACTCCCCTACAGACCCCAGCTCAACTCGCACAACCCCCCAACGCAACACCTCACATGCCTGTTCATTCTCAGGCCCCGTCTGCTCCAACTCAGCAGCCCTTCCAACAGGAACTGCCGCAAGGATCACCCTATCAGATGCCCatgccacagcagcagcagcagcagcagcagcagccacctGCCCCTCCGCCTGAGTGGGCTGGTTATTCCCAGTACTCAATGCCCGCGGCACCACAGCATGAGTCCgttcaacagcaacagccgaTTAAGGAGGAAGCACTTATTGAGTTTTGATTTTTGTTATCTAATTTGAACCGGGGGAAATAATGGCGGCAATTGTCATGAGACGCGGATTAAAAGTGACAAAAAGGGGAGTTCTATACTGTGACGCGGCGTTATACGAGGACTGGACAGCAGGTGATGTAACATGGATGTTCCGTAGCCTGTCAGAATGACCTTTTTTTCACCTTTCCTACGAAATGTAAACACGGGGATGTTTTCTTTTGAGGCACATTGAATCGCATCTTGAGGACGTTTTGAGCCCAGTCGCGTGTCTTTGTACGTGAGAAGCCTCTCGGAGCTCcgaggtacatgtagttgtaTCATTCTGCATGACCGTCAATGCAACAATGGCAAACCAGACCGCTCAGCAACGCATCGTCTCTTCTATCCACTCATCCATACACGGGGGGCTCACACTAACTGCAATCAGCCACAGGAAACTAAGCACGCCACAGGCACCAATTGGAGCATCCGTATCCTGGCACGAGCCGCATCTACGGCTCAACTAGGTAATATACTCGTATATTCGAGCTTTTCATTCCCCGGTGGACGTTTTTTGAGTGACCGGTCGTCGGGGCCGGAGTTTGACGTATCTCATGTGAGGAACCTTTTTAGGGAATTTTGTACTCATATGGCTGGGGGCGTGTCCTTGCTGCCCTATGTATATTCGCTTCCTTATACATGTTTGATTCCCACCCGCTTTGCCCATCGCCGGAGCCGGAGGTAAAAGATGGGGCCTTGTTTTTTGCTGTTTTCGCCTCCCACCTCGGAGCCGGGCGACCCTCTCCGCTGTGGTACCaagaacttttttttttgagtCATTCGGAGTGAGGTTTTGGGCGGGATTGCTCAATGTGGTAGGTGTGCCGAGAATTAcgttcttcatcttggctgtGTAGGACTTAGCTGTTTGTCGTTGGATCCttatttcttcattctcGTAATTTGATGTACTTgactttctttctttctttttatttttcataGACTCATAGTTTGATCAATTTGgctttctttgcttctgtGCTTTGAGAAAGTCATCCAGCACACATATATCTCTCACATACACAAGAACAAAAACCACATACCTACAACACAATGGCTCCCACGATCCATCTCGTGCGCCACGCCCAAGGCTACCACAACCTCTGCGCCGAAAACGAAAAACTCCCAGACCCAGACCTCACGCCCCTCGGCAACGAGCAATGCAACCACCTCCGCAGCATCTTCCCTCACCACGCCAAGCTCCGCGGCCTGGTCGCCTCGGGCATGCGCCGCACGCTGTACACCTGCCTCCAGTCCTTTGGCACCGACTCGCTCGGCCCCGTGATTGCACTCGACACCCTCCAGGAGTGCTCTGACGCTCCCTCAGATACAGGGTCGTCAattgagaagctggcggCTGAGTTTGGCGAAAAGGCCGACCTCAGTCGGATGCGCGAGGGCTGGAACTTcaagggggaggggagcgATTTCGAGCCCGCGCTTGATAAGCTCGCGGTGAGGGCGAGAGAGGCGAGAAAAACGCTGAGGGAGATTGCTACTGGTTTGGGAGATGATGCGCACATTGCTGTTGTTTCTCACGGGGCGTTTTTGCACTTCTTGACGGAGGAGTGGCACGGAATTACCAACACATATCGTAAGATGCAACCCCCCTGAAgacttgctttgctttgaaGGATGATCAAAGAGGAAAGGATGATGAGAATCATTGGCAACTGACGTCAGCGCGAATATAGCCACAAGCTGGAAGAATTGCGAGTACCGCACCTTTCAATTTGTTGATTCCACAGGCCAGGATCCTGATGCCGAGATACGCGAGACTGACGAGAGCTGGCGCCGGCGACATGGCACTTTGAAGGTTCCCACCGCAGAGGAGCAGCGTGAGCTGCGCCAAATGATGGAGCGAGAACTCTTGCCCTTTTTCAAGATGAAAAATCACATATAAAATCCTGTATTGTGCATCCCCAAATGCGAGACTGTAGACTGTAGAAGGTCCAAGGTACGATCATCGAATATGGCAGATAGATGCCTGGAAGCGAGAGAGTAATattgacaaaagaaagacaCTGGGTAAGAGATTAGTGGAAACCTGGTATTACACTATAGAAAGTGTTGTTTTAGAAGGCACCACATAGAAAACCGTAACATGATGAATAGAACATCGATATCCTTTGAAAAGAATAGACATTGAAATCTAGCTGCAATTCAGCAACCCAAGGGATAAAGTCTCCACTATATTGCCATTCATTGACCGTCTGCTTAATGCCGTACCAGATCATTCTAAACCCTGTTTGCCCAAGTTGGCGTGGACGCTCCGAATGGCCTCCCATGAGACGGGTTGAATATCGTAAATGTGGAGAGACCAGCGAAGCGCCGTTTTATCGTCCTCTACAATTTCGCATAGGCAGTAGCATTTGTCTTCAGTCTTTGTCGCCGCAAGGAACGGGCTATATTCGCAGTAGATGGGACTTTCGGTGTCCTTGAACATCATAATGCCGCTGATGTAGGGTTTCCCACCAAATAAATCTTCCAGCCTGAAACATTGGAAACTCTTGAAACCGAAACCGCCACAGCCAGTGTGAACGACTCTTGCAAACAGCTCAACTAACTCCGAACCATAAAAATTCCTATTCTTCGCATTTATCATGTCGCCAATGTCAAAAAATGTCTTGCCAGGAACAAGTCTCATATCTTGGATGAGCTTCTCATTAGGTCCCTGTTGGTTAGGTGATGACATTCGATACCAATAGGATCCTCCTGTTTCTTTGCAGAGGGAATCCTTGATATGTTCTACTACAGTCGCACACTCCAGAAAGCTCCAAATGTGGTCATCATCTGGACCCCATCCACCCGGCTCAGGGGGGTCAACCACGTGGAATTTGcctggagaagttgagcagAAATTTCCGGGCGGAGAAAGGCAGACattctgtttgtttgtatCAGTAAGGTAAGTGTGCAGATTCATTCCAGAAAAATTCGAATCAGCTCACAATCGCACTCATGTCAATGTCTTGGGAGTTCGCGTCACCCAATCCCATGGAAATCGCAGGGCGCTTCGAATCAGGCTCTGCCACTTCATTCGAGTCCGACTCCTCGCGTGTACGCTTTTGGCCAACGATGACAACAGAGATGGCAACGCCATGAGGTAGGGAAACCACAACTCCGGGAGCAGAATAGTTGGCATGCGGAACAGGGACAGGATATTCAGATAGTTTGCTGATATATGTCAGTCATGATGCTTCGTTCCAACATCAGTGCTCAGATCAACTCACCTTGGGTCATACATCGATGCATCCGCCATGGTGAGGAAGGATGGGACAAGGCCCGAGGATCAACTCAAGAGAATACGAAGTTTGCCAAAGAAACGACCGCTTTGCCGATGAGGATAGCCGTGAAGACACCGAAATAAAAAGCGCACACAGCTTCAACACAAAGAGACACGCAAAGACCGAGGATTGCAGCATAAAAATCAAGGCACAGAATTGCACAAGTAGAGGTGGTGCTTACAAAACGCATGAGAGCATTCGAAACGACGAAGGCACAGCAAAAGACACAGAAAAACAGACAAAGGAAatagggagaagaaggggaggaAGGGGAAATGTACtacattttctctctctccgacTTGAAAAGTTTGAGTCTTTCAGAGAAACGAGCGTTGCAGAAGGGAGAAAGACCTGCTGGGCAGCTGCCCATTTGTATGGGCTTTGCCTGGGGATAAGGCATCGATTGCGCTCCTGCCCTGATCACTTGGTTGGCATTGCGTCATGGGAGCAAGTGAATTCGATGCCGAGCAAACGATGGAGCCACTGATACATAGGTAAATATCTTAGTAGTACCTTTGCAGAAAATCAGATAGCAGAAGCAATTCTAACAAGCATTGCTAATGTTTAGCTTAATGATATATGCACTTCTTACCTCGGATCTGTGGTAGATACATATCTACGTTAGATAGCCTCATTATCTACTTTTTGGTATTCCAAACCAAGATCTTGAGATGTAGTGATTCATCTCTAGCATCAGCGGTACCTACATTAGGCCCTGTAAATTCTAGGTACCAGCCTGTAGacag contains these protein-coding regions:
- a CDS encoding ubiquitin carboxyl-terminal hydrolase domain-containing protein, which encodes MPPSGYDGMNGGYVPPPGATAPLPHIEDMVAFPQDINPNQTMKSLLEQAETTLAKSEMGREFGKPALAFRDYVKASVIAVQIIPSHREYVELKSRRDDWNRRHQNLLKRISQQSDIYEQIKRDIIADNERTGVRPTPPASTQQKATANTILSQSSSILDASPETRQPVNGQQPEARTNGSPGKVKPTVHPKPQSLAGHAIKPGHTRAASAASAISSTQAMSDLAARFANLRGPQPSPGQDPRIKTHQIVPPPSRPAGPRDMPPPRPKISLDSAIPALPKMPDAIYSPSRGSISGESARLPPSTPRGPYSRAGSIVSIGSATTTPLPQQQQSNDYFSAQSQSSSRNGNNDTPYPPESSFKIPEGDRITPEELFEAMKAKGSILIIDVRAREDFDEGHIMSSSTICIDPSILSRPNISADEIAESLVLSPNQEQIQFERRASYDLVVFYDQYSEKIPSPWNTEEAALLSLHRALVHLSYGHELRNSPKLLKGGLDAWVDLMGSASLQSTAPPKPKKISLVRQGPFQRRPSQYLGKPLRPDIVKVWQQAVEIEEKETETATEQAFHRSTESFLRRFPSLSLQESMTSPAIVEQRTPGYGSSHQVDLYTDLPSPPTRPAPALPRLSYSSLSQTVEEHDMYDEPAPTPPAPPPSEKVFYTGLNNPHNWCYANSTLQSLLASPNFGRELSNSEWVDRYSAPRKDDEKIDQPQLMIKIISNLFHWMTTGKFKTMKAQTLMDYSLHLCQHSQTISKFGGNGQQDAQEFMSFLLDYLHDETNSRRNLKGNIPQPSTIPQARLQAAVEYWKNYQELNRSIVDRYWRGLELSTVDCQRCHKQTHTFSTFDLVFAPVGKNQDITLEDSFREHNVVNTLDNFACDTCKRNTKAMQTTCFARMPPLLCLSFRRFDFDKSVGDIKKSTRKVTWDFNEIDLTPYFMRTGENSSDRAFSGPFKYQCYAVIVHSGSKTDNGHYYAYVRDSSTHDQYAWYRCEDSQVTKVRIGTNDATDYKENVFRSGRDTVPYLAFFRRKDS
- a CDS encoding VHS domain-containing protein, with translation MMSWWSNSANTALDEQVEKATSSSLEDIALNLEISDVIRSKTVAPKEAMRSLKRRIGNKNPNTQLSALNLTDTCVKNGGSHFLTEIASREFMDNLTSLLQAVGPVAVNAEVKSKMLELIQSWAGATEGRYELSYIGEVYKRLQREGYQFPPRVTVASSMIDSSAPPEWIDSDVCMRCRTAFTFTNRKHHCRNCGNCFDQQCSSKSLPLPHLGILTPVRVDDGCYAKLTNKGFKEPNPSLDRTPTYPHKTRSTSAMQPRNARVDDGFDEDLKKALAMSLEEVNNASRGRAPPVTTNGPRTSGGDASATKQAEEEDDDLKAAIAASLADMEEQKQRHAAALKEQTSGPAASSSATFTLPKNDYELTAVEAENINLFATLVDRLQTQPPGTILREPQIQELYDSIGSLRPKLARTYGETMSKHDTLLDLHAKLSTVVRYYDRMLEDRLSKAYSQQNLGGYNLPPPRQSSGPYPSIPSHAPSNSVGAESFYTNQQQPGYAPQGQQQLYQMPPQHAMPQSPYPPYAGMPAPDAPSGPYAPQQQLQTADGWNNQTPSAPEQFQQQQQPQPQPQPQENPEDRRQYSHQTATSPSADPNASYYFNAPQPLQAVPTGPSAPGSAPDANQSPYPNLNQSPMPYHRGSVSAQTQAPSAPTQQPFQQELPQGSPYQMPMPQQQQQQQQQPPAPPPEWAGYSQYSMPAAPQHESVQQQQPIKEEALIEF
- a CDS encoding histidine phosphatase superfamily (branch 1) domain-containing protein, with the protein product MAPTIHLVRHAQGYHNLCAENEKLPDPDLTPLGNEQCNHLRSIFPHHAKLRGLVASGMRRTLYTCLQSFGTDSLGPVIALDTLQECSDAPSDTGSSIEKLAAEFGEKADLSRMREGWNFKGEGSDFEPALDKLAVRAREARKTLREIATGLGDDAHIAVVSHGAFLHFLTEEWHGITNTYPTSWKNCEYRTFQFVDSTGQDPDAEIRETDESWRRRHGTLKVPTAEEQRELRQMMERELLPFFKMKNHI